A genomic window from Filimonas effusa includes:
- the nadD gene encoding nicotinate (nicotinamide) nucleotide adenylyltransferase, which translates to MKIGLYFGSFNPIHVGHLIIASYIINEGLADQLWFVVSPHNPLKPSASLLNEYQRLHLVRLAIEEDERFKVSDVEFKLPKPSYTIDTLTYLHEKYPQNDFSVVMGSDSFQNLPKWKNFETLVRDYKFIVYNRPGYKVSDNLQADLTVVNAPLLEMSATVVRQLVKQGKSLRYMVPEKVRMEIEGNGYYK; encoded by the coding sequence ATGAAGATTGGTCTTTACTTTGGTTCGTTTAATCCCATTCATGTTGGCCACCTTATAATAGCCAGTTACATCATTAACGAAGGACTGGCAGACCAGCTTTGGTTTGTTGTATCGCCACATAACCCGTTAAAGCCTTCGGCCAGCCTGTTGAACGAATATCAACGTTTACACCTTGTTCGACTGGCTATAGAAGAAGACGAGCGGTTTAAGGTGAGCGATGTAGAATTTAAACTACCAAAGCCTTCTTATACTATCGATACACTTACCTACCTCCATGAGAAGTATCCACAAAATGATTTCTCTGTTGTTATGGGGTCGGATAGTTTTCAGAACCTGCCCAAGTGGAAGAACTTTGAAACTTTAGTCAGAGACTATAAATTTATTGTTTATAACCGTCCGGGTTATAAGGTATCGGATAACCTGCAGGCTGATCTTACTGTAGTTAATGCTCCTTTACTTGAAATGTCTGCCACTGTTGTACGGCAGCTTGTTAAGCAAGGCAAAAGCCTGCGTTATATGGTGCCGGAAAAGGTGAGGATGGAGATAGAAGGAAACGGGTATTATAAGTAG
- the nadA gene encoding quinolinate synthase NadA, which yields MDINISEARSKVNARGFLDIEVDPTLDLFREIERLKKEKNAVLLAHYYQEPDIQDVADYIGDSLGLAQQAAKTDADIIVFAGVHFMAETAKILNPHKKVLLPDLKAGCSLADSAPAALFKQFKAKHPDHIVISYINCTAEIKALSDIICTSGNAKQIIESVPADQPIIFAPDKNLGGYLNKITGRNMVLWNGACMVHEIFSLEKIKKLKVRHPHAKLIAHPECEEAILREAEFIGSTTQLLKFAVQDDAKEYIVATETGILHQMQQDAPTKTFIPAPPDNSCACNDCPHMKLNTLEKLYLCMEYETPEITMEEELRVAALKPIERMLEISRKAGLIG from the coding sequence ATGGATATCAACATTTCTGAAGCAAGGTCAAAAGTGAACGCAAGAGGATTCCTGGATATTGAGGTTGACCCAACGCTCGATCTGTTCCGTGAAATAGAGCGGTTGAAAAAAGAAAAAAATGCGGTGCTGCTCGCGCACTATTACCAGGAGCCGGATATCCAGGATGTGGCGGATTATATTGGGGATAGTCTGGGCCTGGCGCAACAGGCTGCGAAGACCGATGCAGATATCATTGTTTTCGCCGGTGTGCATTTCATGGCGGAGACTGCGAAGATCCTGAACCCGCACAAGAAGGTATTACTGCCGGATCTGAAGGCGGGTTGTTCGCTGGCCGACAGTGCGCCGGCGGCATTGTTCAAACAATTCAAGGCGAAACATCCTGATCATATCGTTATTTCATACATCAACTGTACAGCTGAGATAAAAGCGCTGAGTGATATCATCTGCACCAGCGGTAATGCCAAACAGATCATCGAAAGCGTTCCTGCAGACCAGCCTATCATTTTTGCACCTGACAAGAACCTGGGTGGCTACCTGAATAAGATAACGGGGCGTAATATGGTATTATGGAATGGCGCCTGTATGGTACACGAGATCTTCAGCCTGGAAAAGATAAAGAAACTTAAGGTGCGTCATCCGCATGCGAAGCTGATTGCACATCCTGAATGTGAAGAGGCGATACTGCGTGAAGCGGAGTTCATAGGAAGTACGACACAGCTGCTCAAGTTTGCTGTACAGGATGATGCGAAAGAATATATTGTTGCTACCGAGACTGGTATCCTGCACCAGATGCAACAGGATGCTCCTACGAAGACCTTTATTCCTGCTCCCCCGGATAATTCCTGTGCTTGTAATGATTGTCCGCATATGAAGCTGAACACATTGGAGAAGCTTTACCTGTGCATGGAATATGAGACCCCTGAGATCACGATGGAGGAGGAATTACGGGTTGCTGCCTTGAAGCCAATTGAGCGGATGCTTGAAATAAGCCGTAAAGCGGGCTTAATTGGATAG
- a CDS encoding beta strand repeat-containing protein, translated as MYLRFLINICVVVFLLLQSNSGIAQLKLGDAAARLEKSALLELNGNRQGLLLPRLTDTGTINALSPPDGMLIYFIPSNAGKGVYIRKTGRWQPLITDSTLTAANSNNWSLTGNSGLTGSEKLGSLNNAGLNIVTNNTNRITITAAGLTSITGNTNISGNTILGGTLSLNPASSSSDITALLLNGSNVVVKRPLSSVAFDGAIQSINGLTTSNQTFTLTTNATALSLTSSGSTHTLNIPDASATLSGIVNTTAQTFAGNKTFSNNLTVSGTTILNAAASTTDADFLVLNASNQVVKRNISTFPGIQSLNGLTAAIQTFGAVANGTLGFTTSGSAHILSIPDADATNRGFVSTTAQTIAGNKTLTGTTTLTSAAVSTTDNNFLALNASNQIVQRSITTLPGIQSLNGLTGATQTFAAIGTGALGFTSSGTAHTLNIPDAGTGTARGLVTNSAQTIGGDKTFANNVAVTGNVAVTGTTKVGSAGTALNSIIKYTVTSYPAFTIPGTKLTTTGAVGGISQDKTAYVIKTFTVPGANVGASVIVNPSQQMADNSVIAYARVSATNTVEVKFCNTNAPVFTGLAVLSLTVLSVGSTTPASQDITVPAMDFYFTIIQ; from the coding sequence ATGTACCTACGTTTCCTGATTAACATATGTGTAGTTGTATTTCTCCTGTTACAATCAAACAGTGGCATCGCTCAGCTTAAACTGGGTGATGCTGCTGCCCGACTGGAGAAATCTGCCTTGCTTGAACTGAATGGTAACAGGCAAGGGTTACTTCTGCCCAGACTTACAGACACAGGTACGATCAATGCCCTGTCACCTCCCGATGGCATGTTAATCTATTTCATTCCTTCAAACGCAGGAAAAGGAGTGTACATTAGAAAAACAGGTCGTTGGCAACCACTGATAACTGATTCAACATTAACCGCAGCCAATAGTAACAATTGGAGTTTGACAGGTAATTCGGGATTAACAGGTAGCGAAAAACTGGGTTCACTTAACAACGCAGGATTAAATATCGTTACCAATAATACCAATCGGATTACCATCACGGCAGCAGGTTTAACCAGTATAACAGGTAACACCAACATATCAGGAAATACTATATTAGGCGGAACACTTTCTCTTAACCCCGCAAGCAGCAGCTCAGATATCACAGCACTATTACTTAATGGAAGTAATGTCGTGGTAAAGCGCCCTCTGAGCTCCGTTGCTTTCGATGGCGCTATTCAAAGTATCAACGGATTAACTACAAGTAACCAGACATTTACACTTACCACCAATGCTACAGCGCTAAGTCTAACCTCCAGTGGATCCACACATACATTGAATATCCCTGATGCCAGTGCTACACTCTCCGGCATCGTAAATACCACTGCCCAAACCTTTGCAGGAAACAAAACTTTCAGCAATAACCTAACCGTAAGTGGAACAACAATACTTAATGCCGCAGCTAGTACTACAGATGCCGACTTCCTTGTACTCAACGCTTCCAACCAGGTGGTAAAAAGAAACATCAGTACATTTCCGGGAATACAAAGCTTAAACGGATTAACAGCAGCGATACAAACTTTTGGCGCAGTTGCCAATGGTACACTCGGATTTACTACCAGCGGAAGCGCCCACATATTAAGTATCCCGGATGCAGACGCTACCAACAGAGGCTTTGTTTCAACAACAGCACAAACTATAGCAGGTAACAAAACCCTGACCGGAACTACTACACTAACATCCGCAGCCGTAAGTACAACAGACAACAACTTCCTTGCATTAAATGCCTCCAATCAAATAGTACAACGAAGTATCACCACGCTTCCGGGAATACAAAGTCTGAACGGATTAACCGGCGCTACACAAACATTTGCTGCCATTGGTACCGGCGCACTCGGATTCACAAGCAGTGGAACTGCACACACACTAAACATACCCGACGCTGGTACTGGCACAGCTAGAGGCCTTGTAACAAACAGCGCACAAACAATAGGGGGAGATAAAACTTTCGCCAATAATGTAGCAGTAACAGGCAACGTCGCCGTAACGGGCACAACAAAAGTTGGCTCTGCGGGAACAGCACTTAACAGTATTATAAAATACACCGTAACATCCTATCCAGCCTTTACAATACCCGGTACTAAACTAACAACCACCGGTGCTGTCGGTGGAATATCACAAGATAAAACAGCCTATGTAATAAAAACATTTACAGTTCCTGGAGCTAATGTTGGAGCGTCTGTGATAGTGAACCCTTCACAACAAATGGCAGACAACTCGGTTATCGCTTATGCAAGAGTATCAGCAACTAATACTGTTGAGGTTAAATTCTGCAATACGAATGCTCCAGTATTTACAGGACTAGCAGTATTAAGTTTAACAGTGCTATCAGTAGGTTCAACAACTCCGGCCAGCCAGGATATCACCGTCCCCGCTATGGACTTCTACTTCACCATCATCCAATAA
- the ybeY gene encoding rRNA maturation RNase YbeY: MTKVQFNYADRQLRFTGKTAVKSYIETIFKKEKKKLEAISYIFCSDDYLLQINKDFLQHDYYTDIITFDISEPEGGITSEVYISIDRVKDNAIQHGTSFQNEILRVLFHGALHLCGYKDKKSKEITLMREKEDYYINDYLKKHK; the protein is encoded by the coding sequence TTGACGAAGGTACAGTTTAATTATGCCGACAGGCAGCTAAGGTTCACAGGGAAAACAGCGGTAAAGTCTTACATAGAAACCATCTTTAAAAAGGAAAAGAAAAAGCTGGAAGCCATCAGCTATATTTTCTGTTCCGATGACTATCTACTACAGATAAACAAAGATTTTTTGCAGCACGACTACTACACCGACATAATCACTTTTGACATCAGTGAACCGGAAGGTGGCATCACATCTGAAGTATATATTAGTATCGACAGGGTAAAGGACAACGCAATACAACATGGAACTAGTTTTCAGAATGAAATATTACGCGTACTCTTCCACGGTGCTTTACACTTATGTGGATACAAAGACAAAAAGTCAAAGGAAATTACACTGATGCGGGAGAAGGAGGATTATTACATAAACGATTACCTGAAGAAACATAAGTAG
- a CDS encoding peptidase associated/transthyretin-like domain-containing protein: MNYNLYFRLYILLTLFTLPGMLQAQQTWQIRGVVSDYTNRSPIDAVSVFASSGARAITDSTGKYSINVKTGDSIWFSYFNKQTMRYPVDTISNTNDFEVALHIDVLRNLPEVRVRSSDYKQDSIQNRKDYAKIFNFRKPGLRLSTSPPSTYTPGSLTVGLDLEELINAFRFRRNKRLASLQERLLQEEQDKYIFHKFTKRQVKQLTNLDGDELVTFMNFYKPDYEVIQRMNDLEMAYYIELCFTQYKEMKARGIPLKRYLVPRPAGDSLKQILPN, translated from the coding sequence TTGAATTATAACCTCTACTTCAGACTGTATATTTTATTGACCTTGTTCACGCTTCCCGGTATGCTCCAGGCGCAGCAAACCTGGCAGATCCGTGGCGTGGTATCGGATTATACCAACCGTTCCCCGATCGATGCGGTGAGCGTGTTCGCCAGCTCAGGAGCCAGAGCCATCACCGACAGCACAGGAAAATACAGCATCAATGTGAAAACAGGGGATTCAATCTGGTTCTCTTACTTCAACAAACAAACCATGCGCTACCCCGTCGATACCATCTCCAATACCAACGACTTTGAAGTAGCACTGCATATCGATGTACTACGCAACCTCCCCGAAGTCAGGGTAAGAAGCAGCGACTATAAACAGGATTCTATACAAAACAGAAAAGACTACGCAAAGATCTTCAACTTCAGAAAACCAGGCCTGCGCTTAAGCACAAGCCCTCCGTCAACTTATACACCCGGAAGCCTCACAGTAGGCCTCGACCTCGAAGAACTCATCAACGCATTCCGCTTCCGCAGAAACAAACGCCTCGCTTCACTGCAGGAACGACTGCTCCAGGAAGAACAGGATAAATACATTTTCCACAAATTCACAAAACGCCAGGTAAAACAACTCACAAACCTCGACGGCGATGAGCTGGTTACCTTCATGAACTTCTATAAACCCGATTACGAAGTCATCCAGCGTATGAACGATCTGGAAATGGCATACTATATCGAACTGTGTTTTACACAATACAAGGAAATGAAAGCAAGAGGAATACCGCTAAAACGCTATTTAGTACCCCGTCCTGCCGGTGATTCTCTGAAACAGATCCTACCAAACTAA
- a CDS encoding T9SS type A sorting domain-containing protein produces MKHLILYIISLLLLLSTKAQRANVYIPPNSTVGFFNTDTTAIFGDINNEGKIYLPTNSYIYFLGQNWKNNLGSAIIDESITGTLAVGGTVQFQQPDPLSALPQRIFGGYTAAARSGTYFPNIDINNPAGIFVDNESDLAVRNQIHFRNGKITIRQASLVSGSTIRRGHITGYNQNNYVVTENGPYGGFMYRLSVPPGTDTITFPIGTEKSYTPAAIINHGETDDYRARVFNDVYTGGLSGTDVAYLSTGKTWIIANDKPVFNSTVLLQHLVTEEGPLFAANRTTAYVSHLKDGAWDTTSFSTTPASPGNITTGTPFNGSAILSRVFNMSQPSSYLFASFTKATRPGNATTNLVFSARRLTNILASLSLDVDNERNVYYYEIQKRRDTAANWIVSDTITATNALAPHNYRRLDHDVYYRGLIHYRVRIVSYSGTFTYSPERTIEGIQEAYYVQVFPNPGFGNFNLRVLNMPDAKTMVVYDQWGDALLAKPIVSELTPFDLTTLPSATYYVVIYGDQKRKLHTEKIIKLKR; encoded by the coding sequence ATGAAGCACCTGATCCTCTATATCATCAGCCTGCTTCTCCTGCTTTCCACAAAAGCACAACGTGCCAACGTATACATCCCCCCCAATAGTACCGTAGGATTTTTCAACACCGATACTACCGCCATCTTCGGAGATATTAACAACGAAGGAAAAATATACCTGCCCACCAACAGCTATATCTACTTCCTCGGACAAAATTGGAAAAACAACCTCGGCAGTGCCATCATAGATGAATCCATCACCGGCACCCTCGCTGTAGGTGGTACCGTACAATTCCAACAGCCCGACCCACTATCCGCACTACCACAACGTATCTTCGGTGGATATACCGCCGCTGCCCGTTCCGGTACTTACTTTCCTAACATAGATATTAACAACCCCGCCGGCATCTTCGTGGATAACGAAAGCGATCTTGCCGTTAGAAACCAGATCCACTTCCGCAATGGAAAAATAACTATTCGCCAGGCTAGTCTCGTCTCCGGATCAACCATACGACGTGGACATATCACAGGATATAACCAAAACAACTATGTAGTAACAGAAAACGGCCCCTACGGCGGATTCATGTACAGACTATCAGTTCCCCCGGGAACAGATACCATCACATTTCCTATAGGAACAGAAAAATCATATACGCCAGCTGCTATCATCAACCACGGCGAAACAGACGACTACAGGGCAAGAGTCTTCAACGATGTCTATACCGGCGGCCTCTCCGGAACAGATGTCGCCTACTTATCCACAGGCAAAACCTGGATAATCGCAAATGACAAACCTGTATTCAACAGTACCGTTCTTTTACAGCACCTGGTAACAGAAGAAGGCCCCCTGTTCGCAGCCAACCGCACTACAGCTTATGTCAGCCACCTGAAAGATGGCGCATGGGATACTACCAGCTTTTCCACAACGCCGGCATCACCAGGTAACATCACCACCGGCACACCTTTTAACGGATCGGCTATCTTAAGCAGGGTCTTCAATATGTCACAACCCAGCAGTTACCTGTTCGCATCATTTACAAAAGCTACCCGCCCCGGAAACGCTACAACCAACCTCGTGTTCTCTGCGCGGCGACTGACCAATATACTCGCTTCACTCAGTCTGGATGTGGATAACGAACGAAATGTGTATTACTACGAAATACAAAAACGAAGAGATACCGCCGCCAACTGGATTGTCTCCGACACCATTACCGCAACCAACGCACTGGCGCCACATAACTACCGCCGGCTCGATCACGATGTGTATTACCGCGGACTTATCCACTATCGTGTACGTATCGTAAGTTATTCCGGCACCTTCACCTATTCGCCCGAAAGAACCATCGAAGGCATCCAGGAAGCATATTATGTACAGGTTTTCCCCAACCCCGGCTTCGGCAACTTCAACCTCAGAGTGTTAAATATGCCTGACGCTAAAACTATGGTAGTCTACGATCAGTGGGGCGACGCACTCCTGGCCAAACCAATCGTATCCGAATTAACACCGTTCGACCTTACCACACTACCATCGGCAACCTACTATGTTGTCATCTACGGCGACCAGAAACGAAAACTCCATACCGAGAAAATTATCAAACTGAAAAGATAA
- a CDS encoding SurA N-terminal domain-containing protein, with amino-acid sequence MSVIQRIRDKAAWIIFGAIALALIAFILQDGSVRGGSMFANTTTIASVNGAKIEKKEFDAKVDLYQQMQGAQGAQRNQLSASVYNMMVEQEVLQQQLNKLGLAVTGNELGDILFSPASPLAREFTDPQTGIFDEAKARQAFAQLKKSKDQEQLGMIDRIYVEPAMIQALHQKYQAMITQAIYVPKWMAEKANADNSSITSISYVYAPYSSVADSTVKISNDEIAAYVNKHSKQFKQEEETRNISYVSFDAFPSAADTAAVVNQLNEIRGEFVATNDPKSFIGSKGSELPYADIYVTRSNMKMPFADSIMALADGQVFGPYLDANNYTLAKMVGRRELPDSVKVRHILIKTGENGQQTLPDSIAKKRIDSIATAINGGADFASMVVKYSDDPGSKATGGEYTFSSMQFASISKEFAEVAFYGNTGDKKVVKVEGGYSGYHYIQVLEQKNRQIAYKVATLAKPIAASSETIAAASTAAQQFAASSRTKKAFDETASKQSKYPMTAPDVRKNDFSIMGLGENRTFIKWIFDNKAGDVSDPVEIGDHYVIAVITGVNPAGTMSPSAARPMVEGLLKNEKKAQQLISTKFKGNSLESYAQSVGTTILRADSLSFQSPFIPGVGSEPKIVGAGFNKALQAKVSDPIAGSTGVFVVKSEFIGARPSFGGSIDEQRKAIETGMRSQIGYQAMGALRKAAKVKDYRSDFF; translated from the coding sequence ATGTCAGTTATTCAACGTATTCGCGATAAGGCTGCTTGGATCATTTTCGGTGCGATAGCGCTGGCATTGATTGCCTTTATTTTACAGGATGGTTCTGTTCGTGGTGGAAGCATGTTTGCGAACACAACTACAATAGCGAGTGTAAATGGTGCCAAGATCGAAAAAAAGGAATTCGATGCGAAAGTGGATCTGTACCAGCAAATGCAGGGAGCCCAGGGAGCGCAACGGAATCAACTGAGTGCCAGCGTATATAATATGATGGTAGAGCAGGAAGTATTACAACAACAACTGAATAAACTCGGCCTCGCCGTTACAGGTAACGAACTCGGCGACATCTTATTCAGCCCCGCCTCTCCCCTCGCAAGAGAATTTACCGACCCCCAGACTGGTATCTTCGACGAAGCAAAAGCGCGCCAGGCATTTGCCCAACTGAAAAAATCCAAAGACCAGGAACAACTGGGCATGATCGACCGTATCTATGTAGAGCCTGCTATGATCCAGGCACTCCACCAGAAATACCAGGCCATGATCACCCAGGCGATCTACGTTCCAAAATGGATGGCCGAAAAAGCTAACGCCGACAATAGCTCCATTACCTCTATTTCTTATGTATATGCTCCTTATAGCAGCGTTGCCGACAGCACCGTTAAAATAAGCAACGACGAAATAGCGGCTTATGTGAATAAACATTCAAAACAATTCAAACAGGAAGAAGAAACAAGGAACATTTCCTACGTAAGCTTCGACGCCTTCCCAAGCGCTGCCGATACTGCTGCCGTAGTAAACCAGCTGAATGAGATCCGCGGCGAATTCGTAGCAACCAACGATCCTAAAAGCTTCATCGGCTCTAAAGGGTCCGAACTTCCCTACGCCGATATCTACGTTACACGCAGTAATATGAAAATGCCTTTCGCTGACAGCATTATGGCATTGGCCGACGGACAGGTGTTTGGCCCTTACCTCGACGCTAATAATTATACACTGGCTAAAATGGTAGGTCGCCGCGAATTGCCCGACTCCGTTAAAGTACGCCACATCTTAATTAAAACAGGCGAAAACGGCCAGCAAACATTACCCGATAGCATCGCTAAAAAACGTATCGACAGTATTGCTACTGCTATTAACGGCGGTGCCGACTTCGCTTCTATGGTAGTGAAATATTCCGATGACCCCGGAAGCAAAGCAACCGGCGGCGAATACACTTTCTCTTCTATGCAGTTTGCAAGCATCAGCAAAGAATTTGCTGAAGTAGCATTCTACGGCAACACCGGCGATAAAAAAGTAGTAAAAGTGGAAGGCGGTTATTCCGGATACCATTATATACAGGTACTGGAACAAAAAAATCGCCAGATCGCTTATAAAGTGGCAACCCTGGCTAAACCAATTGCTGCCAGCTCCGAAACAATCGCTGCCGCCAGCACAGCTGCACAACAGTTTGCCGCTTCCAGCAGAACCAAAAAAGCGTTCGACGAAACAGCCAGCAAACAAAGTAAATACCCAATGACCGCTCCTGATGTAAGAAAGAACGATTTCTCCATCATGGGCCTTGGCGAAAACCGCACCTTCATTAAATGGATCTTCGACAACAAAGCAGGTGATGTCTCCGATCCTGTGGAAATCGGCGACCACTATGTTATCGCCGTTATCACCGGTGTTAATCCTGCCGGTACCATGTCACCCAGCGCTGCAAGGCCTATGGTGGAAGGTCTGCTGAAAAATGAAAAGAAAGCACAACAGCTTATCAGCACCAAATTCAAAGGCAACAGCCTCGAATCTTACGCACAAAGCGTTGGTACAACTATTTTACGTGCCGACAGCCTTTCCTTCCAGTCACCTTTTATCCCTGGTGTAGGAAGCGAACCTAAAATTGTAGGCGCCGGATTCAACAAAGCCCTCCAGGCTAAAGTTTCCGATCCTATCGCCGGTTCTACAGGTGTATTCGTTGTGAAAAGCGAATTCATCGGCGCAAGGCCTTCTTTCGGCGGTTCTATCGACGAACAACGCAAAGCCATCGAAACCGGTATGCGTTCACAGATCGGTTACCAGGCAATGGGCGCTTTACGTAAAGCCGCTAAAGTAAAAGACTACCGTTCCGACTTCTTCTAG
- the mnmG gene encoding tRNA uridine-5-carboxymethylaminomethyl(34) synthesis enzyme MnmG, producing MFPVYDVIVVGAGHAGCEAAAAAANMGSKVLLITMNMQTIAQMSCNPAMGGIAKGQIVREIDALGGYSGIVTDKSMIQFRMLNRSKGPAMWSPRTQNDRMLFAATWREMLEQTKNVDFYQDMVRSIIIKDNKACGVITGLGHEISSHSVVVTSGTFLNGIIHIGEKQFGGGRVAEKAATGITEQLVSLGFEADRLKTGTPPRVDGRSLDYSKMEEQKGDDVITGFSYLDIPRLKPEQQVSCHITYTNQDVHDMLKTGFDRSPMFTGRIEGVGPRYCPSIEDKINRFAERERHQIFVEPEGFNTVEIYVNGFSTSLPEDVQYNAIRQIPGFENVRIFRPGYAIEYDFFPPTQLTYTLETKQISNLFFAGQINGTTGYEEAACQGLMAGINAHLKAKEKDPFVLKRSQAYIGVLIDDLISKGTEEPYRMFTSRAEYRTLLRQDNADLRLTELSHAIGLASDERLERVNAKKSGVQSVKEKMAAFAIEPSEVNDYLASINSAPISEKQRASKIVLRPDIDLPSLMKAVPRLAEALHDVNAEVIEQAEIQVKYERYIEKEEELVQRMAQMENAIIPDKFDYDKVAALSIEALQKFKKIRPATLGQASRISGVNPSDVQILMIYMGR from the coding sequence ATGTTTCCAGTTTACGACGTTATAGTAGTAGGGGCCGGCCATGCCGGTTGTGAGGCAGCAGCAGCGGCTGCTAATATGGGAAGTAAGGTTTTACTTATCACCATGAATATGCAAACCATCGCCCAAATGAGTTGTAACCCTGCAATGGGTGGTATAGCTAAAGGCCAGATTGTTAGAGAAATAGATGCGCTTGGAGGTTATAGTGGTATCGTCACCGATAAGAGTATGATCCAGTTCCGCATGCTCAACCGCAGTAAAGGACCTGCCATGTGGAGCCCCAGAACGCAAAACGATCGTATGCTCTTCGCTGCAACATGGAGAGAAATGCTGGAACAAACAAAGAACGTAGACTTCTACCAGGATATGGTTCGTTCTATTATCATCAAAGACAATAAAGCCTGCGGCGTTATTACTGGCCTGGGACATGAAATATCCTCCCACTCAGTTGTAGTTACAAGCGGAACTTTTCTAAATGGTATCATCCACATCGGCGAAAAACAATTCGGCGGTGGGCGGGTAGCAGAAAAAGCCGCCACAGGTATTACGGAACAACTGGTTTCACTTGGCTTTGAAGCCGATCGGCTGAAAACCGGTACACCTCCACGTGTCGATGGTCGTAGCCTCGACTACTCTAAAATGGAAGAACAAAAAGGTGATGACGTCATCACCGGGTTCTCCTACCTGGATATACCCCGACTGAAACCTGAACAACAAGTTAGCTGCCATATCACTTACACCAACCAGGATGTACATGATATGCTCAAAACAGGTTTCGATAGAAGCCCAATGTTCACCGGCCGTATAGAAGGCGTTGGGCCACGCTATTGCCCCAGCATAGAAGATAAGATCAACCGCTTCGCTGAAAGAGAACGCCACCAGATCTTCGTAGAACCTGAAGGCTTTAACACCGTAGAGATCTACGTCAACGGATTCTCAACCTCCCTCCCCGAAGACGTGCAATACAATGCCATCCGTCAGATCCCCGGCTTTGAAAACGTACGCATCTTCCGCCCGGGTTATGCCATCGAATACGACTTCTTCCCTCCTACCCAGTTAACCTATACCCTTGAAACCAAACAGATCAGCAACCTGTTTTTCGCAGGACAGATCAATGGTACCACCGGGTATGAAGAAGCCGCGTGCCAGGGATTAATGGCCGGTATCAATGCCCACCTGAAAGCAAAAGAAAAAGATCCTTTTGTACTGAAACGCAGTCAGGCATATATCGGTGTACTGATCGATGATCTGATCAGTAAAGGAACAGAAGAACCATACCGCATGTTTACAAGCCGCGCTGAATATCGCACACTGCTGCGTCAGGATAACGCCGACCTGCGCCTCACCGAACTAAGCCATGCTATAGGCTTGGCTTCCGATGAAAGACTGGAAAGAGTGAATGCAAAAAAATCAGGTGTCCAATCAGTGAAAGAAAAGATGGCTGCCTTTGCCATTGAACCTTCCGAAGTAAACGATTACCTGGCATCTATCAACTCCGCTCCCATAAGCGAAAAACAAAGAGCATCTAAAATAGTATTACGCCCCGATATCGATCTTCCCTCCCTTATGAAAGCAGTACCTCGCCTGGCCGAAGCCCTGCACGATGTAAACGCTGAAGTAATAGAACAGGCAGAGATCCAGGTAAAGTATGAGCGTTACATCGAAAAAGAAGAAGAACTGGTACAACGCATGGCTCAAATGGAAAATGCGATAATACCTGATAAATTCGATTACGATAAAGTAGCTGCACTAAGCATTGAAGCACTACAGAAATTTAAAAAGATAAGACCAGCTACCCTGGGACAAGCTTCCAGGATCAGCGGCGTAAATCCAAGCGACGTACAGATCCTTATGATCTATATGGGCAGATAA
- a CDS encoding FeoA family protein yields MKRLSEIGVGKKAVITSFEKDDLFIKLMEMGCVPGEVVRVEQIAPLGDPISITVAGYNLSLRLNEADHIFVEEVQH; encoded by the coding sequence ATGAAAAGGTTATCGGAGATTGGCGTAGGCAAGAAAGCAGTGATTACCTCTTTTGAGAAAGATGATCTCTTTATCAAGTTGATGGAAATGGGTTGTGTTCCAGGTGAAGTAGTTAGAGTGGAACAGATTGCTCCGCTGGGTGATCCTATCTCAATTACAGTTGCCGGCTATAATCTTAGTCTGCGCCTCAACGAAGCAGATCATATCTTTGTTGAAGAAGTGCAGCATTAA